From Halichondria panicea chromosome 12, odHalPani1.1, whole genome shotgun sequence, a single genomic window includes:
- the LOC135345514 gene encoding uncharacterized protein LOC135345514, giving the protein MEMTNINSVKQRSSIEPTKDHTSQADTNHGEISSTGDQSLVTTHSRRCKWSWLLTIIILLVVIVVLTVVVLAVLLPVLKLELSHSDTSTPPTTGTTGFEETTFSTTDMNTTVLPASPLNINVNSIYQFPEMSAIFVSSFIKSTHDSISFSVIEKNRISRGFLIDFTVNDCQELDVDRVAVNKPISLSVTRPIQHVDEGYYLNGSILTYSITPSQAIVSSSCDCPVILVIYDDQEIYTEFLNEKTGVQTGFLFKCCLNRSRLSAKIVLNKNSYLYAGLVICTTIVPTTINLRISGISHQYNIHEIGEKSLSTCTVIFYQDIVRCTISLSTSMTDEKDELCVVAIVPPRPTTSAPPISSATTTGNHGKQCTSNFFILLCAITLLFSVSG; this is encoded by the exons ATGGAAATGACCAACATCAATTCAGTGAAGCAGAGAAGTTCCATTGAGCCCACCAAAG ATCACACAAGCCAAGCTGACACCAATCATGGAGAAATATCCAGCACTGGCGATCAGTCTCTAGTAACAACG CATTCAAGGCGTTGCAAATGGTCGTGGCTGTTGACGATAATAATCTTATTAGTCGTCATTGTGGTACTAACAGTGGTGGTCTTAGCAGTCTTACTGCCTGTTCTCAAACTAGAACTATCTCATTCTGATACGTCAACTCCGCCCACTACTGGTACTACTGGTTTTGAAGAGACTACATTTTCTACAACAGACATGAATACTACTGTTCTTCCTGCATCACCCCTAAACatcaatgtaaacagcatatATCAATTTCCTGAAATGTCAGCAATCTTTGTTAGCTCGTTTATCAAGAGTACCCATGACTCGATAAGTTTCAGTGTAATTGAAAAGAACCGGATTTCTCGAGGATTTCTCATTGACTTTACAGTCAACGATTGTCAAGAACTGGATGTTGACCGTGTTGCTGTGAATAAACCGATCTCCTTGAGCGTAACTAGACCAATACAACACGTTGACGAAGGCTATTATTTGAATGGGTCCATTCTAACATATTCAATTACCCCATCTCAAGCTATTGTGTCCAGCTCATGTGATTGCCCAGTTATTCTAGTGATATATGATGACCAGGAAATATATACCGAGTTTCTGAATGAGAAGACTGGTGTACAAACTGGTTTTCTGTTCAAATGTTGCTTAAACCGAAGTCGGTTGTCTGCGAAGATAGTGCTCAATAAAAACTCCTATTTATACGCTGGTCTGGTGATCTGTACTACTATTGTACCTACTACCATCAATCTACGCATCTCTGGAATTTCTCACCAATATAATATTCATGAGATTGGGGAGAAATCTTTGAGTACGTGCACTGTCATTTTTTATCAGGACATCGTCCGCTGTACCATTTCACTATCTACTAGTATGACTGATGAAAAAGATGAACTGTGTGTTGTTGCCATAGTACCTCCGAGACCAACTACTAGTGCTCCTCCTATTTCTAGTGCTACTACTACTGGTAACCATGGCAAACAGTGCACTTCTAATTTCTTTATTTTGTTATGTgcaataacattattattttcaGTTTCAGGATAA